A window of Streptomyces gilvosporeus contains these coding sequences:
- a CDS encoding alpha/beta hydrolase, whose translation MAEEMTDEALQERPQEATREANQEAAQEATQEAAQEATEGFCLAGDGVSLAVRDYGGDGPTVLLLHGAGRTLADWAPVAPLLAGRHRVVAMDLRAHGRSGDGAVPWTFETAIADASAVLDACRTAMADAVVVGHSMGGMVAALCLERGARAAVNLDGHGMGRPEQYAGLDAGYVTQRLAEARKFADEAGGRPFPASALDGVLGYQAAMAEQLGIAYELLEAGVRRSLGETPDGQLFLRPGRERAREVQEAMAGLDPFALYRRVTRPLLIARALRPNPPVPGVPPWFDTLMTAYTEGLRRDLDELARTRQRVTVAGVDATHAMLLERPAEIAALVTRLVAAST comes from the coding sequence ATGGCTGAAGAAATGACGGATGAAGCGCTCCAGGAACGGCCCCAGGAAGCGACCCGGGAGGCGAACCAAGAAGCAGCCCAAGAAGCAACCCAAGAAGCAGCCCAAGAAGCGACGGAAGGCTTCTGCCTCGCGGGTGACGGCGTATCGCTGGCCGTACGCGACTACGGCGGCGACGGGCCCACCGTCCTGCTGCTGCACGGGGCGGGGCGGACGCTGGCGGACTGGGCGCCGGTGGCGCCGCTGCTGGCCGGGCGGCATCGGGTCGTGGCGATGGATCTGCGGGCCCACGGGCGGTCGGGGGACGGCGCGGTGCCCTGGACGTTCGAGACGGCGATCGCGGATGCGTCTGCGGTGCTGGACGCCTGCAGGACGGCGATGGCGGACGCCGTGGTCGTCGGGCATTCGATGGGCGGGATGGTGGCCGCGCTGTGTCTGGAGCGGGGCGCGCGGGCGGCGGTGAATCTGGACGGGCACGGGATGGGGCGGCCCGAGCAGTACGCGGGGCTGGACGCCGGGTATGTGACGCAACGGCTCGCCGAGGCACGGAAGTTCGCGGACGAGGCGGGCGGGCGGCCGTTCCCGGCAAGCGCGCTGGACGGGGTGCTCGGCTATCAGGCCGCCATGGCCGAGCAGTTGGGCATCGCGTACGAGCTGCTGGAGGCGGGGGTGCGGCGGTCGCTGGGGGAGACGCCGGACGGGCAGCTGTTCCTGCGGCCGGGGCGCGAACGGGCGCGGGAGGTGCAGGAGGCGATGGCGGGGCTCGATCCGTTCGCGCTCTACCGGCGGGTCACCCGGCCGCTGCTCATCGCCCGCGCCCTGCGGCCGAACCCACCCGTGCCGGGCGTACCGCCCTGGTTCGACACGCTGATGACGGCCTATACGGAGGGCCTGCGACGCGATCTGGACGAACTGGCACGGACGCGGCAGCGGGTGACGGTGGCGGGGGTCGATGCCACCCACGCGATGCTGCTCGAACGGCCCGCCGAGATCGCCGCGTTGGTGACGCGCCTCGTGGCGGCGAGCACCTGA
- a CDS encoding PIG-L deacetylase family protein, which produces MPDEPGSPPVPLRTGEELRLSPMPDNWQRALAVVAHPDDLEYGAAAAIAEWTAAGREITYLLATRGEAGIDGIAPEKCAALREAEQRAGAALVGVDTVEFLGHPDGVIEGGTALRRDLAAAIRRHRPELLITLNHHDTWGGVQWNSPDHRVVGRAVLDAAGDAGNRWTFPELKDEQGLAPWTGVRWVAVAGSPYPTHAAEVGPGIERAVASLAAHEAYIKGLVGPEQDPVAYARTFIEQMLRMGGERYRGRPATLFQVFPR; this is translated from the coding sequence ATGCCCGACGAGCCCGGCTCGCCGCCCGTCCCGCTCCGTACGGGCGAGGAGCTCCGGCTCTCCCCCATGCCCGACAACTGGCAGCGCGCCCTGGCCGTCGTCGCCCACCCCGACGACCTCGAATACGGCGCCGCGGCCGCCATCGCCGAATGGACCGCGGCCGGGCGGGAGATCACCTATCTGCTGGCCACCCGGGGCGAGGCCGGGATCGACGGGATCGCGCCGGAGAAATGCGCCGCGCTCCGCGAGGCCGAACAGCGCGCCGGCGCCGCGCTCGTGGGGGTGGACACCGTCGAGTTCCTCGGCCACCCCGACGGCGTCATAGAGGGCGGTACGGCGCTGCGCCGCGATCTGGCCGCGGCCATCCGCCGCCACCGCCCGGAGCTGCTGATCACCCTCAACCACCACGACACCTGGGGCGGTGTCCAGTGGAACAGCCCCGACCACCGGGTGGTGGGCCGCGCCGTCCTGGACGCGGCGGGCGATGCCGGCAACCGCTGGACCTTCCCCGAGCTCAAGGACGAACAGGGCCTCGCCCCGTGGACGGGCGTGCGCTGGGTGGCCGTGGCGGGCTCCCCGTACCCCACGCATGCCGCGGAGGTCGGCCCCGGCATCGAGCGCGCGGTCGCCTCGCTGGCCGCCCACGAGGCGTACATCAAGGGCCTCGTCGGCCCCGAGCAGGACCCCGTGGCCTACGCCCGCACCTTCATCGAGCAGATGCTCCGCATGGGCGGCGAACGCTATCGGGGGCGTCCGGCGACGCTGTTTCAGGTGTTCCCGCGGTAG
- a CDS encoding GntR family transcriptional regulator produces the protein MPFGEQPAYLRVAGDLRQKIVDGLLPPHTRLPSQARIREEYGVSDTVALEARKVLMAEGLVEGRSGSGTYVRERPVPRRIARAGFQNGSCTSPFRQEQTDERVKGTWESSSRQEGAGTAVAARLRIPAGGRVMRTRYLFRAEGEPSMLSTSWEPLEVTGRTPVMLPEEGPLAGRGVVERMAAIDVVVDNVIEEVGARPGLAEEAMALGGVPGHAVLVISRTYFAGGRPVETADVVTLADRHRVTYHLPVR, from the coding sequence GTGCCTTTCGGTGAGCAGCCCGCGTACCTCCGCGTCGCAGGCGACCTGCGCCAGAAGATCGTCGACGGATTGCTGCCGCCGCACACCCGCCTTCCCTCCCAGGCCCGTATCCGCGAGGAGTACGGCGTTTCGGACACCGTCGCCCTGGAGGCGCGCAAGGTCCTGATGGCCGAGGGACTGGTCGAGGGCCGCTCGGGATCGGGCACGTACGTACGCGAGCGCCCGGTACCGCGCCGGATCGCCCGCGCAGGCTTCCAGAACGGCTCGTGCACCTCGCCCTTCCGCCAGGAGCAGACCGATGAACGGGTGAAGGGGACCTGGGAGTCCAGCAGCCGCCAGGAGGGCGCCGGTACGGCGGTCGCGGCGCGGCTGCGGATCCCGGCGGGCGGCAGGGTGATGCGGACCCGCTATCTCTTCCGTGCCGAGGGGGAGCCGTCGATGCTCTCCACCTCCTGGGAGCCGCTGGAGGTGACCGGGCGCACGCCCGTGATGCTGCCGGAGGAGGGGCCGCTGGCCGGGCGCGGAGTGGTCGAGCGGATGGCGGCCATCGACGTCGTGGTGGACAACGTCATCGAGGAGGTCGGGGCGCGGCCGGGGCTGGCCGAGGAGGCCATGGCGCTGGGCGGGGTGCCCGGGCATGCCGTGCTGGTCATCTCCCGTACGTACTTCGCCGGCGGCCGACCGGTCGAAACGGCCGATGTGGTCACGCTCGCGGACCGCCACCGGGTCACGTATCACCTGCCGGTGCGGTAG
- a CDS encoding APC family permease — translation MTTTKTPSAEQGSRSHYRRSLGTIALTATGLGSIIGSGWLFGAQRAAAIAGPAAILAWVIGALVALTIALTYSELGAMFPKAGGMVRYGQYSHGSLAGYLAAWANWIAIVSVIPGEATASVQYMSSWKFGWAQSLYDGKELTGTGVGLASILLIFYFFMNWFAISLFAKTNTAITVFKVVVPVLTASALMFAHFDTHNLARQGGFTPNGWSSVFTAVAVSGIVWAYNGFQSPLNLAGEARNPGKSLPKAVISSIIIALVIYVALQVAFLMAVPGDKLGAHGWAGLNFNSPLADLAVTWGLNWLALLLYADAFISPSGTGMIYAATTSRMIHGVQENGHLPGVFGKVDKKTGVPRPALLLNLVIAFLFLAVFRGWGSLAEIVSIATVISYITGPVAVMALRRISPDLVRPVKLRAMPVIAPIAMIFGSLVLYWGRWPLTGKVILLMAAGLPVWAWYEIGKPLTQGRKPWAELAPHLKAGAWMVVYLLVMASVSWAGGKEFGGKGYIPEGVDLAIVAALGLAFYYWGVRSAWRNPTLVATEAELAAEAAEDAADGDKDKAPVGA, via the coding sequence GTGACCACGACGAAGACACCGAGTGCGGAGCAGGGCTCGCGCTCGCATTACCGTCGGTCCCTCGGGACCATTGCCCTGACCGCCACTGGTCTCGGGTCCATCATCGGTTCGGGCTGGCTCTTCGGAGCCCAGCGGGCCGCCGCCATCGCCGGACCGGCCGCGATCCTGGCCTGGGTCATCGGAGCGCTCGTGGCGCTCACGATCGCGCTCACCTACTCCGAGCTCGGCGCGATGTTCCCGAAGGCGGGCGGCATGGTCCGCTACGGCCAGTACTCGCACGGCTCGCTCGCCGGCTATCTGGCGGCCTGGGCCAACTGGATCGCCATCGTCTCGGTCATCCCGGGTGAGGCGACCGCCTCCGTCCAGTACATGAGCTCGTGGAAGTTCGGCTGGGCGCAGTCGCTCTACGACGGCAAGGAGCTGACCGGCACCGGCGTCGGGCTCGCCAGCATCCTGCTGATCTTCTACTTCTTCATGAACTGGTTCGCGATCTCGCTGTTCGCGAAGACGAACACCGCGATCACGGTCTTCAAGGTCGTCGTGCCGGTGCTGACCGCCAGCGCCCTGATGTTCGCGCACTTCGACACGCACAACCTCGCGCGCCAGGGCGGCTTCACCCCCAACGGCTGGAGCTCGGTCTTCACCGCCGTCGCCGTCTCCGGCATCGTCTGGGCCTACAACGGCTTCCAGTCCCCGCTGAACCTCGCCGGTGAGGCCCGCAACCCGGGCAAGTCGCTGCCCAAGGCCGTCATCTCCTCGATCATCATCGCGCTGGTGATCTACGTCGCCCTCCAGGTGGCGTTCCTGATGGCGGTGCCCGGCGACAAGCTCGGCGCCCACGGCTGGGCCGGCCTCAACTTCAACTCCCCGCTGGCCGACCTCGCCGTCACCTGGGGCCTGAACTGGCTTGCGCTGCTGCTGTACGCCGACGCCTTCATCTCGCCGTCCGGTACGGGCATGATCTACGCCGCCACCACCTCGCGCATGATCCACGGCGTGCAGGAGAACGGCCATCTGCCCGGCGTCTTCGGCAAGGTCGACAAGAAGACCGGTGTGCCGCGCCCGGCGCTGCTGCTCAACCTCGTGATCGCCTTCCTCTTCCTCGCGGTCTTCCGCGGCTGGGGCTCGCTGGCCGAGATCGTCTCGATCGCCACGGTCATCTCGTACATCACCGGCCCCGTGGCCGTGATGGCGCTGCGCCGGATCTCGCCGGATCTGGTGCGCCCGGTCAAGCTGCGGGCGATGCCGGTCATCGCGCCGATCGCGATGATCTTCGGCTCGCTGGTGCTCTACTGGGGCCGCTGGCCGCTGACCGGCAAGGTCATCCTGCTCATGGCCGCGGGCCTGCCGGTGTGGGCCTGGTACGAGATCGGCAAGCCGCTCACCCAGGGCCGCAAGCCGTGGGCCGAGCTGGCCCCGCACCTGAAGGCCGGCGCCTGGATGGTGGTGTACCTGCTGGTGATGGCCTCCGTTTCGTGGGCCGGCGGCAAGGAGTTCGGCGGCAAGGGCTACATCCCCGAGGGCGTGGACCTCGCCATCGTCGCGGCGCTGGGCCTGGCGTTCTACTACTGGGGCGTGCGCAGCGCCTGGCGCAACCCGACGCTGGTCGCCACCGAGGCGGAGCTCGCCGCCGAGGCCGCCGAGGACGCGGCGGACGGCGACAAGGACAAGGCTCCCGTGGGCGCCTGA
- a CDS encoding SPOR domain-containing protein: protein MTDTGAVLPWLVIRQDEGGNRYRVGRYATRAEAERVADRLDTRGRRQLYVVERVDRATT from the coding sequence ATGACCGACACTGGGGCCGTACTGCCCTGGCTCGTCATCCGCCAGGACGAAGGCGGCAACCGCTATCGCGTCGGCCGTTATGCCACCCGGGCGGAGGCCGAGCGGGTCGCCGACCGGCTGGACACCAGGGGCCGCCGGCAGCTCTACGTGGTCGAGCGGGTCGACCGGGCGACCACCTGA
- a CDS encoding (deoxy)nucleoside triphosphate pyrophosphohydrolase, with protein MTTVRVVVGAAVCDRGRLLAARRSAPPALAGRWELPGGKVEDGETPEQALVRELREELGVEAVAQDRIPGEWVLRPGFVLQVWTARLLSGRPRPLQDHDELRWLLPCEEQQVDWLDQDRPAVAEAMRRLSAVPVQQRGALS; from the coding sequence ATGACGACCGTGCGCGTAGTGGTGGGTGCGGCGGTGTGCGACCGCGGGCGGCTGCTGGCCGCGCGGCGCAGCGCACCGCCCGCCCTGGCAGGCCGCTGGGAGCTGCCCGGCGGCAAGGTGGAGGACGGCGAGACGCCCGAGCAGGCGCTGGTGCGTGAGCTGCGCGAGGAGTTGGGTGTCGAGGCGGTGGCGCAGGACCGGATCCCCGGCGAGTGGGTGCTGCGGCCCGGCTTCGTGCTCCAGGTGTGGACGGCCCGGCTGCTGTCCGGTCGGCCGCGCCCGCTCCAGGATCATGACGAGCTGCGCTGGCTACTGCCCTGCGAGGAGCAGCAGGTCGACTGGCTCGATCAGGACCGCCCGGCCGTCGCCGAGGCGATGCGCCGGCTGTCGGCGGTGCCCGTGCAGCAGCGCGGCGCTTTGTCGTAA
- a CDS encoding ATP-binding protein produces MIGVSDTAAAGAPEPSSPHVRRRALASGSPIAEWSFPADPGAVRTARTKVRETLDDWGLNGAVDVAVLLVSELVTNSLRHATGPIGVRMVLLSSGALLVEVSDPLPDPPRERTAAPDDEGGRGLQLVACSSKRWGTRRGKTGKTVWFELSVAG; encoded by the coding sequence GTGATCGGCGTGAGCGACACCGCAGCGGCAGGGGCCCCCGAGCCGTCCTCCCCCCACGTCCGCCGACGCGCCCTGGCCTCCGGTTCCCCGATCGCCGAATGGAGCTTTCCCGCCGACCCGGGAGCGGTGCGCACCGCCCGGACCAAGGTCCGTGAAACCCTCGACGACTGGGGCCTGAACGGCGCCGTCGACGTGGCCGTCCTCCTCGTCAGCGAACTGGTCACCAACTCCCTGCGCCATGCCACCGGCCCGATCGGCGTCCGCATGGTGCTGCTCAGCTCCGGCGCGCTCCTCGTCGAGGTCTCCGACCCCCTGCCCGATCCCCCGCGGGAACGCACCGCTGCCCCCGACGACGAAGGCGGCCGCGGACTGCAGCTGGTCGCGTGCAGTTCCAAGCGTTGGGGCACCCGGCGGGGAAAGACTGGCAAGACAGTGTGGTTCGAGCTGTCGGTGGCTGGTTAG
- a CDS encoding SpoIIE family protein phosphatase — MSRGGAKAAQTEGRGEVDGPGDPGGHLPAHGAQRLPVWQSSRPGSLYDYIRVASFSLGPDGRIEQWSERAADMLGIPARHAVGQDPIEAFVPPELHEGGRRKVSEILDGREWTGLVPYRRSQGGDADGLAEIYLMPSRNAAGERAAVCLIVDVRAMRGIETDLAASQAVFGQSPMGFTLFNTDLKLLRVNERFATVFGGPAGRYRGLTPHDFLPRPEAERMTAALRRVLETGEPVAEMQVVGAVPGEEERRRWSVSLYRLHGASGRPIGVAALAADVTGRRRAEREAANARRNLALLNEAGARIGNSLDLETTARTLLDVAVPQFCDLASVDLYQGLLAGDETPPGMSDGSAELRRVAFSSAVSDAPLATAGRRTPEDGSPDGPVAVGAVHRYPFNSPCAAALRTGQAQIVPGRESDDGPELGAVVHSTLAVPMVARDTVVGLVQFSRTKGSEPFGERDTALAVELAARAAVCIDNARLYRREHERALILQRSLLPPGDPEAAGLDIACRYLPGTTATEVGGDWFDVIELPGHRTALVVGDVMGRGLRAAVAMGELRTAVRTLALLDLEPAEVLSALDEIARGLGGTGDGRASARAPRPRSGAAAGMHEHGALTPAADLSEVYLATCVYAVYDPITRRCTFANAGHLPPVLVEDGEDALLLDVPPGMPLGVGGEPFEEIEVELPDGALLALYTDGLVESRHHPLDEGLQAFRRALSDAGRPLEDVCDHVLSALDTSHGEDDIALLMARVHGLPKDAVGDWSLAPEARSVARARELARDQLTDWGLQDLVDTTELLVSELVTNALRHGHGDIRLRLLLDRTLVCEVWDADLAQPRRRRARDTDEGGRGLQLVGLLSTGWGSRRTPRGKTVWFELALPDGDSAPADPTEALLSMF; from the coding sequence ATGTCACGTGGTGGGGCGAAGGCCGCGCAGACCGAGGGCCGGGGCGAGGTGGACGGTCCGGGCGATCCAGGCGGACACCTGCCTGCGCACGGCGCGCAACGCCTGCCGGTCTGGCAGAGCAGCAGGCCCGGATCCCTCTACGACTACATCCGCGTCGCCTCCTTCTCCCTGGGGCCCGACGGCCGTATCGAGCAGTGGAGCGAACGCGCCGCCGACATGCTCGGCATCCCCGCCCGGCACGCCGTGGGCCAGGACCCCATCGAGGCGTTCGTCCCCCCGGAGCTGCACGAGGGCGGCCGCCGCAAGGTCTCCGAGATCCTCGACGGCCGCGAGTGGACCGGCCTGGTGCCCTACCGCCGCAGTCAGGGCGGCGACGCCGACGGACTCGCCGAGATCTATCTGATGCCGTCCCGGAACGCGGCCGGCGAGCGCGCCGCGGTCTGCCTGATCGTCGACGTCCGGGCGATGCGCGGCATCGAGACCGACCTCGCCGCCTCGCAGGCCGTTTTCGGTCAATCTCCCATGGGCTTCACCCTGTTCAACACGGACCTGAAGCTGCTGCGCGTCAACGAACGCTTCGCCACCGTCTTCGGCGGACCGGCCGGCCGGTACCGCGGCCTGACCCCGCACGACTTCCTGCCCCGCCCCGAGGCCGAGCGGATGACCGCCGCCCTGCGCCGGGTCCTGGAGACCGGCGAACCGGTCGCCGAAATGCAGGTCGTCGGCGCGGTGCCCGGCGAGGAGGAACGCCGCCGCTGGTCGGTCTCCCTCTACCGCCTGCACGGCGCCAGCGGCCGCCCCATCGGCGTCGCCGCCCTCGCCGCCGACGTCACCGGCCGCCGCCGCGCCGAACGCGAGGCCGCCAACGCCCGCCGCAACCTCGCCCTGCTCAACGAAGCCGGCGCCCGGATAGGCAATTCGCTCGACCTGGAGACCACCGCCCGCACCCTCCTGGACGTCGCCGTCCCGCAGTTCTGCGACCTGGCCTCCGTCGACCTCTACCAGGGCCTGCTCGCCGGCGACGAGACCCCGCCCGGCATGAGCGACGGCAGCGCCGAACTGCGCCGCGTCGCCTTCTCCAGCGCGGTCTCCGACGCCCCCCTGGCCACCGCCGGCCGCCGCACCCCCGAGGACGGCTCCCCCGACGGCCCGGTCGCCGTCGGCGCCGTCCACCGCTACCCCTTCAACTCCCCGTGCGCGGCCGCCCTGCGCACCGGCCAGGCGCAGATCGTCCCCGGCCGCGAGAGCGACGACGGCCCCGAACTGGGCGCGGTGGTCCACTCCACCCTCGCCGTCCCGATGGTCGCCCGCGACACCGTCGTCGGACTGGTGCAGTTCTCCCGTACGAAGGGCAGCGAACCCTTCGGCGAACGCGACACCGCCCTGGCCGTCGAACTGGCCGCACGCGCCGCGGTCTGCATCGACAACGCCCGCCTCTACCGCCGCGAACACGAACGCGCCCTGATCCTCCAGCGCAGCCTGCTGCCCCCCGGCGACCCGGAGGCCGCCGGCCTCGACATCGCCTGCCGCTACCTGCCCGGCACCACCGCCACCGAGGTCGGCGGCGACTGGTTCGACGTCATCGAACTCCCCGGCCACCGCACCGCCCTGGTCGTCGGCGACGTCATGGGCCGCGGTCTGCGCGCCGCCGTCGCCATGGGCGAACTGCGCACCGCCGTACGGACGCTGGCGCTCCTCGACCTCGAACCGGCCGAGGTCCTCTCCGCCCTCGACGAGATCGCCCGCGGGCTCGGCGGCACCGGCGACGGCCGTGCCAGCGCCAGAGCGCCCCGCCCCCGCTCCGGCGCGGCCGCCGGAATGCACGAGCACGGCGCCCTGACCCCCGCCGCCGACCTGTCCGAGGTCTACCTCGCCACCTGCGTCTACGCCGTCTACGACCCCATCACCCGGCGCTGCACCTTCGCCAACGCCGGACATCTGCCGCCGGTCCTCGTCGAGGACGGCGAGGACGCCCTGCTGCTCGACGTGCCGCCGGGCATGCCGCTGGGCGTCGGCGGCGAACCGTTCGAGGAGATCGAGGTCGAGCTGCCCGACGGCGCGCTGCTCGCGCTCTACACCGACGGCCTGGTCGAATCCCGCCACCACCCGCTGGACGAGGGGCTCCAGGCGTTCCGCCGGGCCCTGTCGGACGCCGGCCGCCCGCTGGAGGACGTCTGCGACCACGTCCTGAGCGCCCTGGACACCTCGCACGGCGAGGACGACATCGCCCTGCTGATGGCCCGGGTGCACGGGCTGCCCAAGGACGCGGTGGGCGACTGGAGCCTGGCACCGGAGGCCCGCTCGGTGGCCCGCGCCCGCGAACTGGCCCGCGACCAGCTCACCGACTGGGGCCTGCAAGACCTGGTCGACACCACCGAGCTGCTGGTCAGCGAGCTGGTGACCAATGCGCTACGGCACGGCCACGGCGACATCCGGCTGCGGCTGCTGCTGGACCGCACCCTGGTCTGCGAGGTCTGGGACGCCGACCTCGCCCAGCCGCGCCGCCGCCGCGCCCGCGACACCGACGAGGGCGGCCGCGGCCTCCAGCTGGTCGGCCTCCTCAGCACCGGCTGGGGCAGCCGCCGCACCCCCCGCGGCAAGACCGTCTGGTTCGAACTCGCCCTCCCCGACGGCGACTCGGCGCCGGCGGACCCGACGGAGGCTTTGCTGAGCATGTTCTGA
- a CDS encoding amidohydrolase family protein encodes MTGLRPGPRNGTDAAQLSRRGLLAGLGGVPLAAAAGMPDGDRQERAQAPGGPPRLRGERRTTVLRGAELVLTMDPGIGRGELGELDGGTDVLLHDGRIAALGRDLPVPRGARVVDATGQLVLPGFVDLHNHLWQSSIRGGCATQDLYGWMSGCERVTLPRIGPRDMYRFVHLAALDALTAGVTTVVDWVHPIPYETSERYVRALDDAGLRFVYAAAQGADAVALVPKVKKNLLDPLPLASAQVAVRAGMPALAELREFREVARDLGVMVNAHVLENRRDRRDEPVRSLRESGVFGPDLLMNHAVHLTGEEIALTGEHDVRVAHCPLSNMRLASGIMPLPALHRCGVRAGLGHDGGTNDTSDMFALMKAAVGLQRARHEDAGIHPTIPAVLRMATLGGAECLGMADRIGSLTPGKRADVLVLDPATLNFAPRFDWTGQIVLNGQPPNVSYVFVDGRLRKAAGELVDVDTARVVREAERAAAHVRGA; translated from the coding sequence GTGACCGGTTTACGTCCCGGGCCGCGGAACGGAACGGACGCCGCGCAGCTGAGCCGTCGCGGGCTTCTGGCGGGTCTCGGCGGCGTCCCGCTGGCCGCGGCCGCCGGGATGCCCGACGGCGACCGCCAGGAGCGCGCACAGGCCCCTGGAGGGCCGCCGCGGCTGCGGGGCGAGCGGCGCACCACCGTGCTGCGCGGCGCGGAGCTGGTGCTGACCATGGACCCCGGGATCGGCAGGGGCGAGCTGGGCGAGCTCGACGGCGGCACCGACGTCCTGCTGCACGACGGCCGGATCGCCGCGCTGGGCAGGGACCTTCCCGTACCGCGCGGCGCGCGGGTGGTGGACGCCACCGGGCAGCTGGTGCTGCCCGGCTTCGTCGACCTCCACAACCATCTGTGGCAGTCCAGCATCCGCGGCGGCTGCGCCACCCAGGACCTGTACGGATGGATGTCCGGCTGCGAGCGCGTCACGCTGCCCCGGATCGGGCCCCGGGACATGTACCGCTTCGTGCATCTGGCCGCCCTCGACGCCCTGACGGCGGGCGTGACCACCGTCGTCGACTGGGTGCACCCGATCCCGTACGAGACCAGCGAGCGCTATGTGCGCGCGCTGGACGACGCCGGGCTGCGGTTCGTCTACGCCGCGGCGCAGGGCGCGGACGCCGTCGCCCTCGTCCCGAAGGTCAAGAAGAACCTGCTCGATCCGCTGCCGCTGGCGTCGGCGCAGGTGGCGGTGCGTGCGGGGATGCCGGCGCTGGCGGAGCTGCGGGAGTTCCGCGAGGTCGCCCGGGACCTCGGGGTGATGGTCAACGCGCATGTCCTGGAGAACCGCAGGGACCGCAGGGACGAGCCGGTCCGCTCGCTGCGCGAGAGCGGCGTCTTCGGGCCGGACCTGCTGATGAACCATGCGGTCCACCTCACCGGCGAGGAGATCGCGCTGACCGGTGAGCATGATGTGCGGGTCGCGCACTGTCCGCTGAGCAATATGCGCCTGGCGTCCGGCATCATGCCGCTGCCCGCGCTGCACCGGTGCGGCGTACGCGCCGGGCTCGGGCACGACGGCGGCACCAATGACACCTCCGACATGTTCGCCCTGATGAAGGCGGCGGTCGGGCTCCAGCGGGCGCGGCACGAGGACGCCGGGATCCATCCGACGATCCCGGCCGTGCTGCGGATGGCGACGCTGGGCGGCGCGGAGTGCCTGGGCATGGCCGACCGGATCGGCTCGCTGACCCCCGGCAAACGCGCCGACGTGCTGGTCCTGGACCCCGCCACCCTCAATTTCGCCCCGCGCTTCGACTGGACCGGCCAGATCGTGCTCAACGGCCAGCCGCCGAACGTCAGTTACGTCTTCGTCGACGGCCGTCTGCGCAAGGCGGCGGGCGAGCTGGTGGACGTGGACACCGCGCGGGTGGTCCGGGAGGCGGAACGGGCGGCGGCCCACGTCCGGGGGGCGTGA
- a CDS encoding succinate dehydrogenase/fumarate reductase iron-sulfur subunit: MSVQNVGGRETDGMDEAGGSDVAGQRGEARPANGPGQAQGGQSGAYLAHFRVWRGDADGGGLEDFRVEVHEGEVVLDIIHRLQATQASDLAVRWNCKAGKCGSCSAEINGRPRLMCMTRMSVFDRTETVTVTPMRAFPVVRDLVTDVSFNYAKAREVPAFVPPAELGPGEYRMQQEDVNRSQEFRKCIECFLCQNTCHVVRDHEENKAAFAGPRFLMRIAELDMHPLDAAPQAGLDRKGTAQDEHGLGYCNITKCCTEVCPENIKITDNALIPLKERVADRKYDPLVWLGNKIRRRGQ, encoded by the coding sequence GTGAGCGTGCAGAACGTGGGCGGCCGGGAGACGGACGGGATGGACGAGGCGGGCGGGTCGGACGTGGCCGGGCAGCGCGGGGAGGCGCGGCCGGCGAACGGGCCGGGGCAGGCGCAGGGCGGGCAGTCCGGCGCGTATCTGGCGCATTTCCGGGTGTGGCGCGGCGATGCGGACGGCGGCGGGCTGGAGGACTTCCGGGTCGAGGTGCACGAGGGCGAGGTGGTGCTGGACATCATCCACCGGCTCCAGGCGACGCAGGCGTCCGATCTGGCGGTGCGCTGGAACTGCAAGGCGGGCAAATGCGGTTCGTGCAGCGCGGAGATCAACGGCCGGCCGCGGCTGATGTGCATGACGCGGATGTCGGTGTTCGACCGTACGGAGACGGTGACGGTCACCCCGATGCGGGCCTTCCCGGTCGTACGGGACCTGGTCACCGATGTGTCGTTCAACTACGCCAAGGCTCGCGAGGTGCCCGCGTTCGTGCCGCCGGCGGAGCTGGGGCCCGGCGAGTACCGCATGCAGCAGGAGGATGTGAACCGCTCGCAGGAGTTCCGTAAGTGCATCGAGTGCTTCCTGTGCCAGAACACCTGCCATGTGGTGCGCGACCACGAGGAGAACAAGGCCGCGTTCGCCGGGCCGCGCTTCCTGATGCGGATCGCCGAGCTGGACATGCATCCGCTGGACGCGGCCCCGCAGGCCGGGCTGGACCGTAAGGGCACCGCGCAGGACGAACACGGCCTGGGCTACTGCAACATCACCAAATGCTGTACCGAGGTCTGCCCGGAGAACATCAAGATCACCGACAATGCGCTGATCCCGCTGAAGGAGCGGGTGGCGGACCGCAAGTACGACCCGCTGGTGTGGCTGGGCAACAAGATCCGGCGCCGCGGCCAGTGA